TGTTTCGCGGTTTTTTAGAAGACAGCAATACCCTCAAATTCGTGACAGATCGGCGCAGCAAAAAGGTGGAGCAGATTGCTGAGAATCCTTGGGGGGCGTTGTGCTGGTATTTTCCGAAAACCCGTGAACAGTTTCGGATCTCTGGGAAATTGAAGGTGGTAACGGCCATAGAGGCGAATTCCGAGCTTCTACATTTGCGAGAGGTGGCTTGGTTAGCGTTATCCGAAGGGGCGCGATCGCAATTCGCATGGCCTCATCCAGGGCAACCTAAAAGCGAGTCTGAAGCATCATCACAAGAATCGATTACTTGCAAAACCCCTTTGGACGAGTTTTGCTTGTTATTACTCACTCCCCAAGAAGTTGATCATCTAGAACTTCGGGAAAAGCCTCACCATAGGTGTGGCTATACTCTGACAGCTAATGGTGATTGGGAACAGCATATACTTAACCCTTGAAACCAACCATTACTGAAGACGACGTACAAGCCCTGTGAATCCAGCAACCCAAAGTGAAGTGACAATCCAACCAACAGTAATATGAATCCATAAATACCAGCGTACAAGGCTTCCTGGTAACCTTCTCATAAATGAATTAGGTGGGAGTTCAGCTTCTTTATTGGAGTTGGGAAGCCAATACTTTTGTTGATGAAGATCGATAATTGGGACAAACGTATCAAGAGAATATATCAGTGGATTGAAGACTGGATAATTTCTAGAGACCTCTACCGCTAGAGAATTGATTGATTCGAAGGGCCTAACCTGGGCAGGGCTCATTATCTTCGAAGCCCCCCAATCGGGAGACCCTAATGAAAAAACAATGGTTCCAATAAACACAAATTTGAGGGCAAATACTAATACTCGATTGGGACGATAGCCGTGAGCAATGGTGTGGCCTAGAATAAAATTCCATACTCGTGCCCAATAACTCAAATCTCCATAGGCTCGCAGATTATCTTGCTTTCGAATTAGCACCTCTGAAGCAGATTGTTCAAAACCACTTTCTTTGAAAACTTTAGCAAGTTGTTCGTAAGGTTGCGGAGAGAAAACTTTAGAAGGCTGTAGTGCTAGCCATTGAAGTCGAGATTGGCTATCTCTCGGTGATTCTACATGTATTTTGTCATACACTAATCCATCTAAGAAAAGTCTATCCTTTGAAGGCCAACTATCTTCTCTATCAGCAAGAGTTTGAATTTTTGCAGACAGAAAATAGAGGAACATTCCTTCAGGCTTGTCAACCTCTTTTAATTCAAATGCATTAGAGATGTTTGCATAGCTAAAATCAATTTTACCTATAGCTAAGAACCCTTTAGTTAATAGAACTGAACCATTAACTAAAATTTGTTGAGCACAAATTGCTGAACCTTTAGGACAATTAAAAGTTCCACCACGGCAGGAAATATTAGCACCGACCTTGGCTCCATTTAAAGATATACCTCCTATTACCTTAAAATCTTGATTTAGAAAAACGGAGCCTTTAATATCTGTATTCTGAGCAAGAATAGCATATTGAGGACAATCTTCTGAACCACATTTAAACTGACCCTCATGACAGTCTAAACTACCACGAATAGTAGTTCCTATTAAGCGAATCTGACCAGATGATTGAAAGCCTGTACGGAGAAATACTGAGCTAACATTAGCTTGCTCTACTGATAATGAATAACCGTCCGGATTAAAAAATTTTCCATTGTCACATCCAAGGTTGCCACCTATATGGGATTCATTAAAGTTAACTTCTCCGATGGACAAAAATTGCTTACCTAATAAAGCAACCCCTTTGATTTTAGATTGCCCCATATCAAGTGCTGTGCTATTAAGCTTAACCAAAAAAGCATTATCTAAAGAAAAACTATTGCCAATATTTGATCCGTGAAAAGATACACGCCCAAATGCACAAGCATTGTCTAAACGAACAGAACCTTTAACACAGATATTGGTAGCAAGTATTGCATTTATGTGAGAATCTCCAAATATTATACTTCTACAGCATTCAATACTTCCATTAACACTTGTTCCGAAGATACTAAGACCTCCATTCACCTTGAGTGATTCACCAATAATGTTGCCTTGTATCTCTCCATTATTAATGGTTAAAGCATACCCTTGCCGACCATAAAACTCTCCATTATTAAATACTAAATTGCCACCAATTCTAGCTCCGTCTAGCGCAACTCTCCCAGTTGATGTAAATCCATTGCATAATAAGCAGTCACTTGTTATTTCAATGCCGCTGGCTTCTAGCGAAGTACTTATTTCTCTTCCAAAGTCATCATGTGTCTGACTAAAAGCAAGATAGCAACCAGATAGGTCAAGGAATTTTATCTTTGCCCTTTCCAATCGAATTGTCTCTAGGAATATACAATTACGTAAGATTATTGGAAACTCCAGGGTCAAAAAATTCAAATTGAGAGAGTCTTGAATCTTGGCACCAATAATATTAATACCCATATAGGTCAGGAAATCAGAGCCAATAGAATCTGTACAAAGCCAGATAATCAATGATGCACGAATAGCACATTTAGAAGCATGAACAGAGTCCTTTTGAATCTCGTTATCTGTACAAAATCTTGCTGCTTCACCTTTGACTACCGCTTCAAGTAAATGAACTTCAGCAGGCATCAGGGTGAAGTTATTTTCAGCTAATCGAATCAACTGCTCAGCTTTATCACACATATCTAAATAATTATGGAAGGATATATTTTTGCATCTAATACAAATTGAAAATTTCTTATTAAAATAAGAAGAGCAAAATAAGTAGGCGAGGGTATTGAAGCTCAGCTATGTATCAGAATGTAAACATGGCTAGACGTTATATAAATCAAGGCTTCTAATCAAATTTACTATTGAGAAGACAAGTGATTGAATTAAGGCTGACCTACTTAGATCAAGAAGATGTAAAAATATGATCAATAGAAAATATACTTTGCTTATAGCTAAAAAGATTAGAAGGCTTTTAATCCAGGAATGCAAAACCTAAAAAATACTTCTTTTCAATAGATAATTTGAATAGAAAAATTAAATTAAAATACTAATACTGATAATTTATCCGAAAAATTATAAATATCTAAATTTAGCAGAAAGTAGTCAATATACAATATCTTCCTTACACCTATTTTGGTATTTATATTGTTCAAGAGCGAGTTAGAGATGATATAGAAGCAACCTTAAGCGGATACTGCAGCATATCTCAAAACTTCCAAAACCTGAGTCGGTTTACACCCATAGATTCCAGCCCCCCAGGCTGCATTTTGTTCGACCACTGCCCAACCACAATTGCAAATCACACCCACATCAACCACAGCTGCTTGAGGCAGATCAATCGTCTCATCCGCTAAAATTTCGCCAACAAATTCGAGCAGTGCTTCTTCTTCCTCAGGAGTATGGGCAAAGTGATTATCCCGCTGCAGCTCACCCTCACGGAGGTAAACCGAGAAGGTTTTCAACGTCCGATTCAGAATAAAGCAGCGAAACTCCTTCTCCCACGTCACAATCTCAGAAATCAAAACGGGAGTTTCATCAGGATATCCCTCTGGTAGTTCTGGCCCGGTATACACCCGTGCAGGAAAACTCTTATCGTTGGGGGGTTTGACAAAAGCAGCCGTCTCGATTTGTCTAGCCTGCTCCAAAGTACTCAAACGAACCGAACGCTGGCGATATTGCTCCGGTAGGTTTGGCAACCAGTCGATGGGCGGCTCTAGCAGACGACGTTGAAATTGCTCAGCCAGCAGTGGTGCCATCAAAGCCTCCAAATAGAACACAGGCTCTTCAACATCCAGCAGATGTGCAGGGACATCCCAACGAGTGATCCGCTCTACATCCCAACCCAGCTCAATCGCTGCTCGCCATAAGGCCTGAGCATCTTCTGTATAACGGGGTGTCAGTAGGAGTGTTGGCATTAGACGTTATCACGTAGTTCACACAAATCCTAGCGTGCAAAAAAGTATCGAGGGGTCACTCGCCATTCAACTTCGATTGGTAGCGTTGGGTTGTCCACAACTCATTATCCCAAAACTCTTCAACCGTAAGTTGTTGATCCGTTCCTTGCATGATTGCCCAATGGTAGTGACGAATGGGTTTGCTACTGTCATCAAACCCAATACGCACACAACGCCCCACTAGCTCCCACTCACGGTAAGCCGCAAAATATTCCCTGACATGTTTAGATGTTGGCTCAGGCAGCGATTCATTAAAGAGTTGATTGAAAGTATGAACAAATTTCATTGCCCGTTGTTCAATTAACGGATCTACTTGCCAAATATACTCCGGTTCTTCAGGATTATAGGCACCACCCGGTGAAAGGAAAGCATATAAGACAACTGATTCACGGCAGGCTGCCAGCACGACTGGGTCTTTTGACAAAGCAGCAATTGCCACCAAGGAATAGTCATCGGAATCAATTGCAACATGAAATGTTTCAGCCGTTAAGTTGGCAATCGTCCAGGCCGGAAAGGTTTGCTCCATCGCAATGGATAATGCATTTTTACCCTTAGGTAATAAATAGAGTTGGTCAGCTGGAGTCCCAAATATAGGTGACTGGGTGACTTGTTGTAGCCGTTGAAAACTATTGACCCCAGCTACTTCCACTTCCCGCTCCTGGGAGACATTCTGTAACGTTCGAACCAACTGAAAATACCGAGTCAGCTCTGGCAACTCTGTGTAATATCCCTCAACCAGCCCCTTGCCTGGCACAATCGACAATATCGAGGCCACCTCTTCCGCACATTGCAATAGCTCAGTGCTTTCATGGCGTTTCATAGCCTGGCGATAGAATTCATCTAGCCCCAGTACAAAGACTCGATTCGTCACAATTCGTTGTTCAGGCATGGGCTCAGGGTAGGATTTCAGACGCTATTAACGGAGAAAATCACTCAAACCAATGATTTCAATCAAAAAATAGCGTATTCTTCTATTTTCCCCATCTTGATAAGGTGATTAGACATCTTTAGCCATATCCAAATGGGTATAGTTCTTTTAACAGCATGAATAGGTCAAAGTGAGCTGGATCTGACGAATGGCTAGATCATGAGTAAAGATAGAAAGAGTCAACTCACACTGCTCCCAACCAAGGAAAACGATAGTGGCCGAACAGATAGACATCCTGGCGAGTTACGTCCCAGATATTGTCGTGCGTCGGTTACTCAAAGATCCGACTCCCATCGCCAAACCCCAGATTGATCGTTTTCCCGCTGCCGTTATTTTTATCGATATCTCTGGATTCACCATCCTCACAGAGACCTTAGTCAAATCTGGACCTGATGGTTTAGAAACCCTCACCGCTATTTTGAACGCCTATTTTGGCCAAATCGTCGATTTGATTTTGAAGTATGGCGGTGACGTCCTCAAATTTGCGGGAGATGCACTGCTTGCAGTTTGGCCAGTGCAGGAAGCCGACCAGACTCTCCAAAACCAAACTCTCCAGGCCTGTCAATGTGCCCTAGTCATTCAAGAGTTTTCCCAGTCCTATACTGCGACGAGTGATGTATCCCTAGCCCTACGGATTGGCATTGGGGCAGGCGATGTTGCGATCGCACATGTGGGCGGTGTCTATAAACGCTGGGAACATGCGATCACAGGCGCTCCCTTGGGGCAAATTCGCTTAACCCAAAGTCTGGCCAAACCCGGACAAGTCATCCTCTCTCCTGAAGTTTTACCCCTAGTCCAATATCAATGTATCGGCTCCACGATAGATAACCGTTGCTGGCATCTAACCGCTTTGTCAAAAGTAGACCTGCCTGCCAAGGTTAGTCCAACAGAACTGCCCGCTGATTTAGCCGCAGGCCTAAAAGCCTATATTCCCGGCGCAATTCTAGATCGGTTAGAAGCAGGCCAACGGGAATGGTTATCGGAATATCGACTGCTTACCTTACTCTTTATTAACCTGCCCGACTTAAATGCCAATACCGTTCTAGAGCAGTCCCAGCGGATTATGCAGACGCTACAAAGTAGCCTCTATCGGTTTGAGGGTAGCATCAACAAAATTAGTGTCGATGACAAAGGAGCAACCCTGGTTGCTGCGTTAGGAATGCCCCCCTTCGCCCATGAAGATGACGCCGACCGAGGGGTGCGAGCCGCCCTAGAAATGCAGACCAAATTAAAGGGCTTGGGCTGGCGCTGTAGCATTGGCATCACCACAGGGAATGTATTCTGCGGCATCGTTGGCAGTTCCCGGCGGCGAGAATATACCGTGATTGGCGACATCGTTAATTTAGCAGCCCGCTTGATGCAGTCTGCTCAGGACAATATTCTCTGCGACCCCACCACCTATACAGCTGCCCGCCGTCGGCTAGCCTTCACCGCTTTACCTCCTTTAAACCTCAAAGGCATTGAACAACCCATCGTTGTCTACCAACCCTTGGGAGCTCTGAAGCAACAGCAGCATTCCACGCGAACGCTAGTCGGTTGCCAACGAGAACGCCAGCACTTACTGGAATTAGCCCAGATTTTGCAGTTTGATCAACAGGGGGGCACAGCCATTCTGGAGGGCGAAGCAGGTATTGGTAAATCTCAGGTTGTCCTCAATTTCCTAGAGTGGTGCCAAACCCAGGAGCTACCGTTTGTCGTCGGTGCAGGCGATGCCATTGAGAAATTCACTCCCTATTTTGCTTGGCGGCCCATCTTCACTCAAATTCTCCAGCTTGAACAGTTACTTGCAGCAGATAGGCGTCAACGCATTCTAGACCTGCTGGCGGATCGAGCCGATCTGATTGCTTTAACGCCCCTGCTCAATTTCATTTCTGGTCTCGACTTCCCCGAAACCCCGATCACTCAGCAAATGAAAGGCCAAGTTCGGGCCGACAATACCCGCACTGTGCTGCTGTATTTGCTGCAAAAGGGCGTGGATCAAGCCCCCCATATCCTGGTTCTCGAAGATGCCCACTGGCTCGACTCTGCATCTTGGGCCTTGGCCTTGGCCGTCCATCAACAGGCATTGCCTCTGCTCTGTATCATGGCCACCCGACCGTTGGCAGAACCCTGGCCGGAGGACTATACCCAACTTTTAGAAACGGAGCAAACCAAATATCTGCGGTTGCGAGGACTGACTCGCCGCGAAACCCAACAGTTTGTCAGTCAGCAGTTAGAAGTAGCGCATTTGCCTCAGCCTGTCTCAGAATTTGTATATGCCAAAGCAGAAGGCCATCCCCTATTTAGCGAAGAGTTGGCCTATAGTCTTCGAGATAATGGGTTCATCCACATCGAGCAGGAACAATGTCAACTCACAGTCCCCGATCAACGCCTGGAAGGTCTGGATCTACCTAACACCCTGCAAGGGTTAATCACCAGCCGGATTGATCGACTCCTGCCCCCCCAACAGTTAATGCTCAAAGTGGCCAGTGTGATTGGCCGTAATTTTCGGGGTGACTTACTGGAAGCCATTTATCCCCTAGCTGCAGACAAGGAACGCTTACCCGAACATCTGGACAGTTTGCAGCGATTAGAGCTGATTGTCCTCGATACTCCATCTCCCAACTTGGGATATATCTTTCGCCACATCATGACCCAAGAAGTGGCCTATCATCTGCTGGTGTTTTCCCAACGGCGGGAATTACATCGTGCGATCGCAACTTGGTATGAACAAACCTACACCGATGATTTAGCCACCGTCTATACCCTCCTGGCCTACCACTGGCAACAAGCCGAAATCACAGAAAAAGCCACCCATTATTTAGAACAAGCCGGTGAACAAGCCCTCCAAGGGGGCGCCTACCAAGAAGCCGTCGCCTTCTTCTCTCAAGTACTGGCATTACATACTCCTAAGGCCCAGGTCCCACGGATGCAGCTCGCCCGGTGGTATCGCCAATTAGGAGAGGCCCATTACGGCCTGGGCCAATTGCCAGAGAGTCAACACCAGCTGATGCAGGCCATTACCACCCTCGGTCATCCCATCCCCAAAAATGAGCACATCATTGCGATTAAACTGGCCTTCCAGGGGTTGAAGCAGCTCTGGCACCGCCTACAGCCGCACCGTCGAATTACCCCATCCCCTATGCGCCAAGCCCATATTTTGGAGCTGACGCGATCGCAAATTTGCCTGGGGGAAGTCTGCTACTACACCAACGCCAAAACCCTAGGCACCTATGCCACCCTCGTCGGTCTCAACCTGGCGGAAACCGTCCCTCCTTCTTCTGAGCTATCTCGCATCTATGCCAACATGTGTTTTGCGACGGGGGTTTATCAAGTCCATGTTTTAGCCCGGCAATACGGCGACTTGGCAGAACAAATCATCCAAAAAATAGACGTCCAGTTACCCTGCATTAGCTGGATTTGTTTGGTGGTAGGGGCCTATAAAAGCGGCGTAGGCAAATGGCAATCCGCCCGGCACAATATTCAGCGCTCGATTGATGCCTGTCGCCAACTGCAAGATTGGCATGTCCTGGCCCAAGCAGTTGCTGGCATTGCCTTAATCGATCATTTTCAAGGCCGATTCTCAGATGCGATCTCACTTTGGGAAGAGACCCAGGAGTTAGGGGCACAGCATGGCGATATTCAATCCTATGCCTGGGGCTTGATGGGCCAGGCGGAAGAATGGGCCTGCCTAGGCAACTGGTCTACCGCCACCACCTGCGTTGAGGAAGTCCAAGCCATCTTTGCCGAACAACCAGGCCTGATCGCCGACCAAATTCGGTTTGCAGGTATTGCCAGTCGCGTCTATCTCCATAACCAAGACTTGCACCAAGCCCAGCAGGTGATAGAAACGGCCATTCAACTGCTGAGAGAATCAGATCCCATTGCCGTCCATACCCACGAAGGCTACGTTGGTATTGCCGAAAGCTGCATCCATCTATGGACCCATAACCTGCAAGATGCCAAACAGGTGCGTCAAGCCTGCACATCTCTGCAGCAATTCGCCCAGTCTTTTCCCATAACCCAACCTCGGGCCTCGCTCTGGCAAGGGGTGTGGCTCTGGCACCAGGGCAAAACCGCTCCAGCCCAAAAGCATTGGCATCAAGCTCTACAGCTCGCAACCGCCATGGCCATGCCCTACGAACAAGCCCGCATTCATCAGCAATGGGGACAGTGCCTCGACCCTCAAGATCCCGAACATCGGCACCATCTAGATCAGGCTCAACAGTTGGTGGAGCAGCTCGGCGAGTCACCCGTAAGTGATACGGCCCCTGCGATCGCATAACCCCTAGTCCTGATCAAACACCATCCGGTAATAGGCTCCTTCTGGAGAGTGGCCCGTGGAGGCAATGCGCCATCCTTGGGATACATAGAATGCGATCGCAGCCGTATTGCGCTGTACACATTTCAAAGAAACGGGTCTATCCACCTGGGCCAGACAACTTTGTAACAGAGCACTGCCGATTCCCCTGCGGGTGAAGTGCGGATCAACAAACAGATGATGGACAAAGTTTTGCGGTGCCCACCAGGAAATGTACCCCACCGGGCGATCTCCCACAATCGCCACCCAAATCAATTCATCCTCCGTCGTCCGATCAAAATCTCCCAGCTGATATCCTTGGGGAGACTCCCAGGTAAAGGCAACAGTTCGAGATGCCAGGTAAATTTCCCGAAGATACAGCAGATCATCCAGTTGATAGGGACGCGTATCAAAGTTCATCTGGATGCTGGCTGACAATAGACCTCTCACAACCCATAAAGCCTAGACTCCAAAATCATGATTTCACAATTGGGCCGCTACGATCCTCACAACATGACAGATCTTCAGCAGTCCCCATCATCACCATTCAAGCCCAGCCTCGTAGTCGGTAAATCGAAAATCCAATCCATTCTTTCAGGGCCTTGGTGGTGTAGTTTAAGGCTTCAACATCTGGCAGCAACCGCAACACAAATCCTAAAAACCCAGCATTCTCATTTACTTCCGTCACCTGAAAATCTGTTGGAGCCGCAATCACAGGTAACCCTAATTTTTCAAAAATCGCCATCGACCGGGGCATATGAAACGCAGAGGTCACTAGTAATAAAGGCCCCTCAATCTCATTCTGCTCCAGCACTTGTTTCACATTGGTGGCATTTTCAAAAGTATTAAGGGAGTCAGGCTCAAGCAATAGGGCAGACTCTGGGACTCCCATAAGCTTCAATAGCTCAGCCATATCTAAGGCTTCCGCCTGGCCGCCTCCTTTCCAATAAATGCGTCCCCCTGCCAAAACCACTTTCGGGGCCTTGCCCTCTTGATACAGCTTGGCAGCATACAATACCCGATCACCGGCCTCAGAGACTTCAACCCAGGGTCGAGGCGAATGAGCTGTTCGAGTACATCCCCCCAGAACAACGATTGCATCGGCAGTGGCATTCTGTTTTAACGGTGGATACTGATGTTCTAAGGCATACAGCAAACCATCTCCCACCCAACCATTAGCAGAAAAGAAGAGAATGCCTAAGGCCAGGCCAACGGAAATAGCAGCGACTTTGGGACGTTTCCAAAAGGTTGCGATCGCAACCAATAACAGCACCGTACTCAACCCCACTGGATAGATCAGTTGAGGGAGCAACTTGGATAGAAATAGAAACATACACCTTTAGCTCAAACCATCATCAGCGTCTCACCCTCAGCACACTCGAAGGATCTCTGGGAGTGAACACAGCATCCTTCAAGCCTCTCCCAGTATTACGCTTTTAAATTAGAAATTGAGGAATTCTCTATCTCAGCTATTCGGGTCTCACTTATGGACTAGGAGACGGATTTACTGGTGCCGGTGCAGGTGGAATACTCGTCGTCTTACCAGGGAAAAAACGACGATAGTAATCGCCGGGGTCAAACACCTGAGGTTCTGACTTCTGCACTTGAGCCTTGGGTAGAGCTTCAACCGGCTTTTTGACACTCTGGCTAGAACTAGAGACTTTGGACTGACTCGATGATGACGCAGAAGGAGTCGTTACATTAGGTCTCTGTGTCTTGGGCTGACTCGGCGAAACTTTTGAAGAAGTCTGGGCCGGGCTGGATGGCTTTTGGCTATTAGTCGGTGCTGGTACAGCTTTCTTTTGATTAGCAGGAGGCTGAAACCACTGCCGTCTCTTTCCTTGAGTTCGAGAAGACTCCGCAGGCTTAGCTTGTTCAGATACTTTCTGGGTAGCAATATTGGGCTTGATTGTCGAAGACTGACTTGCCTTGGGCTGCGTTGGTTTCGGAGTTGCAGGAGTCGTTTTGAGTTCAGTCTTCTTGATTTGCTGCTGTTGTTGCTGCCACCTACTTCGTAGGGATGAAAAGACCGAATCGGCTTGCTTCTGCTGGCCTGATTGAGCTGCTGACTTGGGTTCAATAGGCTTTATAGGCTCCTTAGCTGTAGGTTGTGATGGCTTCTGAGGAGATTTAGCGGGTATGCGTTGAGAAACGGGCTTCTTCTGTTCGGTTTTCAGAGTTGCAGACGGCGTCGCCGGAGAGACCTTATTTTGGCTAGGAGGCTTAGGCGTAGCAGTAGTCGCACCCGTCGCTTTCTTGGGGGCAGTTTTTACCAGAATGGGGCTGGCCTGCTCTGCAGGAGACATCAGTTGTTTTTGCTGCTGCCATTTATCTCGCAAAGAAGAAAAGACTGAATCTGTTTGCTTCGATTTAGCTGGCTGATCTGTGGCTGGCTTAGGCTCAACAGGCTTAGCTTTTACGGTTTCCTTAGCAGTAGATTTCAATGATTTCTGGGCTGCGCTTTGAGAAGTGGGTTTCTTCTGTGTCGCTGGAGTTGAAAACGGCCTCGCAGGAACGACTTTATTTTGACTTGGAGATTGAGGCGCAGCAGTGGTCGTACTAGGTGCTTCTGGAGAAGCAGGTTTCACTGGTGCTGGTTTAGCCTCCTGTCCAGATGTCATCAGCTGCTTCTGCTGCTGCCATTTACCTCGCAAAGACGAAAAGACTGAATCTGCTTGCTTCGATTTAGCTGACTGAGCTGATTTAGCTGCGGCTGGCTTGGACTCAACAGACTTAGCTTTTACAGGCTCCTTGGCTGTAGGCTTGGCAACCGACGATTTAGGTGTTGAACTTTGAGAAGTAGATTTCTTGGGTTCAGCCTTCACAGGTGAAGACGGTCTAGCAGGAGAGACCTTAGTCTGGCTAGGAGGCGTTGGCACAGCCCGTGTCGTAGATGCTTTATTAGGAGCAGACTTGGCTGGAAGTTGAGCTTTCTCTTCAGGAGACATCAGCTGCTTCTGTTTCTGCCATCGATCGCGAAAAGTAGATAAAGCTGAAGGTTTGGACTTCTCCTTAAACTCCACAGAAGATTTGGCCGCCTCCTTCCGAGTCTGCTTATCAATACTTGGACTGGTCGTAGACTTGGCCTTTGTCGTTGTCTTAGCAGGGGCTGTTGCCTTTTCTGGTGTTGCGCTGGACTTAACTGAACTGGGAGGGGTGGCGGAGTTAGGTGAAGGACTCGATGGGCTAGGCTTCTGAACGGCTGGTGCTGCACTTTTTTGCAACTGCTGCAATCGGTCACGGAACCCAGAAAATACAGAAGTATTGGACTCTCCAGACTTTTGAACGGGAGCTTTGGGTTGTGGTTTCTCTGGACTGATAACTACAGGTTTTG
The Acaryochloris marina S15 genome window above contains:
- a CDS encoding Npun_F5749 family FMN-dependent PPOX-type flavoprotein, translating into MIELAPWRSTLSRALHRNRSLVYARYAQLATVQANRPANRTVVFRGFLEDSNTLKFVTDRRSKKVEQIAENPWGALCWYFPKTREQFRISGKLKVVTAIEANSELLHLREVAWLALSEGARSQFAWPHPGQPKSESEASSQESITCKTPLDEFCLLLLTPQEVDHLELREKPHHRCGYTLTANGDWEQHILNP
- a CDS encoding ATP-grasp domain-containing protein; translated protein: MPTLLLTPRYTEDAQALWRAAIELGWDVERITRWDVPAHLLDVEEPVFYLEALMAPLLAEQFQRRLLEPPIDWLPNLPEQYRQRSVRLSTLEQARQIETAAFVKPPNDKSFPARVYTGPELPEGYPDETPVLISEIVTWEKEFRCFILNRTLKTFSVYLREGELQRDNHFAHTPEEEEALLEFVGEILADETIDLPQAAVVDVGVICNCGWAVVEQNAAWGAGIYGCKPTQVLEVLRYAAVSA
- a CDS encoding adenylate/guanylate cyclase domain-containing protein, with translation MAEQIDILASYVPDIVVRRLLKDPTPIAKPQIDRFPAAVIFIDISGFTILTETLVKSGPDGLETLTAILNAYFGQIVDLILKYGGDVLKFAGDALLAVWPVQEADQTLQNQTLQACQCALVIQEFSQSYTATSDVSLALRIGIGAGDVAIAHVGGVYKRWEHAITGAPLGQIRLTQSLAKPGQVILSPEVLPLVQYQCIGSTIDNRCWHLTALSKVDLPAKVSPTELPADLAAGLKAYIPGAILDRLEAGQREWLSEYRLLTLLFINLPDLNANTVLEQSQRIMQTLQSSLYRFEGSINKISVDDKGATLVAALGMPPFAHEDDADRGVRAALEMQTKLKGLGWRCSIGITTGNVFCGIVGSSRRREYTVIGDIVNLAARLMQSAQDNILCDPTTYTAARRRLAFTALPPLNLKGIEQPIVVYQPLGALKQQQHSTRTLVGCQRERQHLLELAQILQFDQQGGTAILEGEAGIGKSQVVLNFLEWCQTQELPFVVGAGDAIEKFTPYFAWRPIFTQILQLEQLLAADRRQRILDLLADRADLIALTPLLNFISGLDFPETPITQQMKGQVRADNTRTVLLYLLQKGVDQAPHILVLEDAHWLDSASWALALAVHQQALPLLCIMATRPLAEPWPEDYTQLLETEQTKYLRLRGLTRRETQQFVSQQLEVAHLPQPVSEFVYAKAEGHPLFSEELAYSLRDNGFIHIEQEQCQLTVPDQRLEGLDLPNTLQGLITSRIDRLLPPQQLMLKVASVIGRNFRGDLLEAIYPLAADKERLPEHLDSLQRLELIVLDTPSPNLGYIFRHIMTQEVAYHLLVFSQRRELHRAIATWYEQTYTDDLATVYTLLAYHWQQAEITEKATHYLEQAGEQALQGGAYQEAVAFFSQVLALHTPKAQVPRMQLARWYRQLGEAHYGLGQLPESQHQLMQAITTLGHPIPKNEHIIAIKLAFQGLKQLWHRLQPHRRITPSPMRQAHILELTRSQICLGEVCYYTNAKTLGTYATLVGLNLAETVPPSSELSRIYANMCFATGVYQVHVLARQYGDLAEQIIQKIDVQLPCISWICLVVGAYKSGVGKWQSARHNIQRSIDACRQLQDWHVLAQAVAGIALIDHFQGRFSDAISLWEETQELGAQHGDIQSYAWGLMGQAEEWACLGNWSTATTCVEEVQAIFAEQPGLIADQIRFAGIASRVYLHNQDLHQAQQVIETAIQLLRESDPIAVHTHEGYVGIAESCIHLWTHNLQDAKQVRQACTSLQQFAQSFPITQPRASLWQGVWLWHQGKTAPAQKHWHQALQLATAMAMPYEQARIHQQWGQCLDPQDPEHRHHLDQAQQLVEQLGESPVSDTAPAIA
- a CDS encoding GNAT family N-acetyltransferase, whose product is MNFDTRPYQLDDLLYLREIYLASRTVAFTWESPQGYQLGDFDRTTEDELIWVAIVGDRPVGYISWWAPQNFVHHLFVDPHFTRRGIGSALLQSCLAQVDRPVSLKCVQRNTAAIAFYVSQGWRIASTGHSPEGAYYRMVFDQD
- a CDS encoding YdcF family protein, with product MFLFLSKLLPQLIYPVGLSTVLLLVAIATFWKRPKVAAISVGLALGILFFSANGWVGDGLLYALEHQYPPLKQNATADAIVVLGGCTRTAHSPRPWVEVSEAGDRVLYAAKLYQEGKAPKVVLAGGRIYWKGGGQAEALDMAELLKLMGVPESALLLEPDSLNTFENATNVKQVLEQNEIEGPLLLVTSAFHMPRSMAIFEKLGLPVIAAPTDFQVTEVNENAGFLGFVLRLLPDVEALNYTTKALKEWIGFSIYRLRGWA